TAAACAATCTGTGTCATTTCTGTTAGAATGTCAGTAAGAGGAGAATATTATGATAGATGTAAAGAAACAACCAGAGTATATTTCCATTGATTCTTCCTTACGTTTGCGAAAGTATGATGGACAAGCTCATCTCGCTTTTTTTTGGTATCAAGACCCTGAGGTGATTCATTTGATAGATGGTAGTCGAGAGCCTTACACGCTTCAACGAATCAAGAAAATGTATGACTATCTTACTCAGCGTGGAGAAGTGTATTTTATTGAAGTTTTGACAAATGCAGGTTGGCAGCCGATTGGTGATGTGAGTTTTTGGCAAGAGGACATGCCGATTGTTATTGGCAATTCAGCTTATCGTGGTCAGGGAATCGGGAGGACAGTTGTTCAGGCATTGGTTGAACGCGGACGCAAGTTGGGTTATAAGCGCTTGTATGTTCAAGAAATCTATGATGACAATGAAGCTTCTAAGAAGATGTTTGAGTTAGTAGGGTTTTATCCTTTGGAAAAGACTGAAAATGGGCATCGCTATGCTTTGGATTTGACGCTTTCTTTGTCAGCTATTCAATCAAGTCAATTTTATCTTTCTAAAAAGAAATTAGAGCAAGTACAGGCATGGTTTGATACAAAGGACATAAACGCTTTAAAGCCTTTACCAATTAAGCGATTGAAAGATAAAATCTTTTTCACTGATGGCCACAGCAGAGCATTTATAGCCTATCAAGCTGGTTTTGAAGAGATTCCAGTTTATGCAGAAGAGGACAATTTGAATTGGGATTTCTATTACTATTGCCTTAAAACTTGTGAAGAAAAAGGAATTTTTACGATAAAAGATTTAGAAAATCGTATCTTGTCTGAGTCGGATCATAGGAAAAAATGGTTGGATTGGTGCCAGCGAGTCGCGAAAGATTTTGAAGAATAAATAGTGATTATGTTATAATAAACAAGAAAACACTTTCACATAGAAGAGGTCAAAAATGATTTATGAATTTTGTGCAGAAAATGTGACTAATTTGGAAAAAGCCATGCAGGCTGGTGCTCGACGAATTGAACTTTGCGATAATCTAGCAGTTGGCGGAACAACGCCTAGTTACGGTGTCATAAAAGCGGCTGTTGAGCTAGCAAAACCTTACAATGTGACCGTTATGACGATGATTCGTCCACGCGGGGGAGACTTTGTATACAATGACTTGGAAATGGAAATCATGCTAGAAGACATTCAAATGGCGCGCAGCGCTGGGACACACGGACTTGTTTTTGGTGTTTTGACAACTGCTAATAAAATTGATTATCCAAAAATGGAAAAATTATTAAAAGCCTCGCAAGGGCTGGAAGTCGTCTTTCACATGGCTTTTGACGCTACTCCAAGAGAACATCAATTTAGTGAAATGGACTGGCTAATGGAACATAGCGTGAAACGGATTCTAACTCACGGTGGACTGGCAGAAGAGCCGATTCAAGAGCATTTTTCTTGGTTATATGAATTGATAAATCATGCAGCTGGTCGGATTGATATTTTACCAGGAGGCGGTATTACGGTTGATAATCGTGATGAAATTGTTGCAAAGCTCGGCGTCAATCAACTTCATGGTACCAAAATTGTATTTTAGAAAGTGAAGATCATGTTAGACTTATTTGAGAAATATCAAGCAAATCCAGAAAAATTACAGGTATTTGGTTTTGAAAAAAGAGGAGAAGAGTTTGTTTATTCTCAGGAAATAATGAATGGTGATTTTCTGTTACAGCTAAAACTTCAGGGTGAGAAGCTGGACTATCAAGTGTTTGACCAAGAGACTGGTGATGAATACGTGCAAGTCAAAATGAGGACTATGACAGGTGAATTTGTCGGTCAAGTCCGTGAAGCTTGTCAGGAGATTTTTTTGATGATTCGAGCTAATTGTTTTGAGGAAGTTGGCTTTCTTTATGAACAGAGCAGCCGCTTGCAGGATTATGTAGCGAAGACCTATGGCGGACGACTGGAATATCTCTGGGAGAATTCTTCAAAAAATGGCAATCTTCATGCTGGTGTTTTTCGACATCAGGATACTAAAAAATGGTATGGTATTTTTATGACGATAGACTGGTCGAAGTTTGAAAATGGCAAAACTGGTCAAATAGAAGTGCTGAATGTCAAAAACAATCAAGTGTCTGATTTACTTAAAAAAACAGGGATTTACCCAGCATTTCACATGAACAAAAAATATTGGCTGAGCCTGCCCTTGGATGATACTTTATCAGATACAGAACTTTTTTCCCTTTTGGATAAGAGCTTTGAATTGACCCAAAAGAAATGAGGAACACAGTTAGGTTGCGCTAGCTGCGTTTTATTTTTACAGATAATGCAACAAAATAGTGTATAATGGTAATCAGTAATAGCAGAGGAGAGAGCATGAATCTTATTAGAAAATTGGGCTGGTTTTTCAAACTGGAGAAAAAACGTTATATTATCGGAATTCTAGCCTTGTCTTTGGTTAGTGTTTTTAATTTAATTCCTCCTAGAGTAATCGGCGTGGTGATTGACCGCATTGCTAGCCGAAATCTAACGTCAGACCAGTTGCTTTTAAATCTTTTACTTTTGGTTGCTTCAGCCTTTATTATGTATGGTCTGCGTTATCTTTGGCGTCTATATATTTTTGGTACAGCAAATCATTTGGGACGACTTTTGCGTTCTCAGCTTTTTGAGCACTTTACCCAAATGGCACCGTCTTTTTACCAAAAATATCGAACGGGAGATTTGATGGCGCATGCAACGAATGACATTAACGCAGTTGTAAGTGTGGCAGGTGGGGGTGTCATGTCGGCGGTAGACGCCTCTATTACAGCACTGGTAACGCTGTTGACTATGTTTTTTGTTTTAGACTGGCGCTTGACTTTGATTGCTATTTTGCCATTGCCATTTCTTTCTTGGGGAACCAGTTTAATTGGACGAAAAAATCATGAGAGCTTTAAAGCAGCTCAGGAGGCTTTTTCTGACTTGAATAACAAGGTACAGGAAAGCGTTTCAGGGGTTAAAGTAACGAAATCTTTTGGCTATCAAAAAGCAGAAAGTCACTCTTTTGCTAGGACAAATCAGGATGTCTATGAGAAGAATATTCTCGCTGCTAAATACAATTCTCTCTTCGACCCTATGGTTCTGATTTTCATTGGCTTATCTTATGCGTTAACTTTGATTTTTGGAGGAATCTTCATCTCTAGAGGGCAATTTACAGTTGGGGAGTTAGTGACGTTTATTACTTATCTAGATATGCTGGTATGGCCTTTGCAGGCGATGGGTTATCTCTTTAATATTAGCCAGAGAGGAATGGTTTCTTATGAGCGGATTGAGCGACTGTTGACAGAAAAGTCGGATGTCAAAGAGACCAACAATCCCGTTTCCCCTATACAAAATGGTCGTTTGCTTTATGATATTCAGCGTTTTTCTTACGAGAAAGCAACCACTTTATCCAATATTCATTTTGCATTAGAAAAAGGGCAGACGCTAGGAATTGTTGGACAAACAGGTTCTGGCAAAACAACACTATTACGCCTGCTCATGCGAGAACAGGATATTCAAGAAGGTGCTATTTATCTGAATGATCATGATATTCGAGATTATAGCTTAAATGATTTGCGGAGCTTGATTGGTTACGTGCCACAAGAGCAGATTCTTTTTGCGATGTCAATTGCGGACAATATTCGTTTTGCAAATCCAGACTTGTCAGATGACGAAGTGATTCAAGCTAGTAAACTTTGTGGCCTTTATGAGGATATTATTGCCATGCCGGAAGGCTTTCATACGATTGTTGGTGAACGTGGAGTGTCACTTTCAGGAGGCCAAAAGCAACGTTTAGCGATGAGTCGTGCACTCGTTCTGAAACCAGATATTTTAATCTTAGATGATTCTTTGTCTGCTGTTGATGCTAAAACAGAGCATTTGATTTTAGAAAACCTTAAGGGAGAAAGAGATGGTAAAACAACTATTATTACTGCTCACCGACTGTCAGCAGTTGTTCATGCAGATTTGATCTTAGTTATGGAAAATGGGCGCATTAAAGAGCGAGGCACACACCAAGAATTGCTGGCTCAAAACGGTTGGTATGCGCGCACTTATCATAATCAGCAATTGGCAGAAAGTCTGAAGGAGGAGTGATTATGAAAAAACAAGCAACTTTTCATCGCCTTCTGACTTATATGTGGCGTTATAAATGGGTGAGCATTTTGGCACTTACTTTTATCTTTGCAACAACTTTGGTAACGACAGCTTTGCCACTTTTGGCTCGGTATTTCATTGACCATTTTATCAGTCGTCATCAGATTATGGCGGGATTTTATATTCTGATTCTCTATTATGCTCTCTTTCTGTTGAGGGTGCTATTTACTTTCTTAGGACAGTATTCTTTTGCCCGTGTGGCATATAGCATTGTTCGCGATCTGCGTCAGGAGAGTTTTGAAAATATTGAGCGGTTACGTATGGCTTATTTTGATCAAACGGCTGCAGGAGCGATTGTCTCCCGTTTGACGAATGATACACAAGCGGT
This Streptococcus anginosus DNA region includes the following protein-coding sequences:
- a CDS encoding ABC transporter ATP-binding protein, which encodes MNLIRKLGWFFKLEKKRYIIGILALSLVSVFNLIPPRVIGVVIDRIASRNLTSDQLLLNLLLLVASAFIMYGLRYLWRLYIFGTANHLGRLLRSQLFEHFTQMAPSFYQKYRTGDLMAHATNDINAVVSVAGGGVMSAVDASITALVTLLTMFFVLDWRLTLIAILPLPFLSWGTSLIGRKNHESFKAAQEAFSDLNNKVQESVSGVKVTKSFGYQKAESHSFARTNQDVYEKNILAAKYNSLFDPMVLIFIGLSYALTLIFGGIFISRGQFTVGELVTFITYLDMLVWPLQAMGYLFNISQRGMVSYERIERLLTEKSDVKETNNPVSPIQNGRLLYDIQRFSYEKATTLSNIHFALEKGQTLGIVGQTGSGKTTLLRLLMREQDIQEGAIYLNDHDIRDYSLNDLRSLIGYVPQEQILFAMSIADNIRFANPDLSDDEVIQASKLCGLYEDIIAMPEGFHTIVGERGVSLSGGQKQRLAMSRALVLKPDILILDDSLSAVDAKTEHLILENLKGERDGKTTIITAHRLSAVVHADLILVMENGRIKERGTHQELLAQNGWYARTYHNQQLAESLKEE
- a CDS encoding copper homeostasis protein CutC, which gives rise to MIYEFCAENVTNLEKAMQAGARRIELCDNLAVGGTTPSYGVIKAAVELAKPYNVTVMTMIRPRGGDFVYNDLEMEIMLEDIQMARSAGTHGLVFGVLTTANKIDYPKMEKLLKASQGLEVVFHMAFDATPREHQFSEMDWLMEHSVKRILTHGGLAEEPIQEHFSWLYELINHAAGRIDILPGGGITVDNRDEIVAKLGVNQLHGTKIVF
- a CDS encoding MmcQ/YjbR family DNA-binding protein gives rise to the protein MLDLFEKYQANPEKLQVFGFEKRGEEFVYSQEIMNGDFLLQLKLQGEKLDYQVFDQETGDEYVQVKMRTMTGEFVGQVREACQEIFLMIRANCFEEVGFLYEQSSRLQDYVAKTYGGRLEYLWENSSKNGNLHAGVFRHQDTKKWYGIFMTIDWSKFENGKTGQIEVLNVKNNQVSDLLKKTGIYPAFHMNKKYWLSLPLDDTLSDTELFSLLDKSFELTQKK
- a CDS encoding GNAT family N-acetyltransferase; translated protein: MIDVKKQPEYISIDSSLRLRKYDGQAHLAFFWYQDPEVIHLIDGSREPYTLQRIKKMYDYLTQRGEVYFIEVLTNAGWQPIGDVSFWQEDMPIVIGNSAYRGQGIGRTVVQALVERGRKLGYKRLYVQEIYDDNEASKKMFELVGFYPLEKTENGHRYALDLTLSLSAIQSSQFYLSKKKLEQVQAWFDTKDINALKPLPIKRLKDKIFFTDGHSRAFIAYQAGFEEIPVYAEEDNLNWDFYYYCLKTCEEKGIFTIKDLENRILSESDHRKKWLDWCQRVAKDFEE